Within Wyeomyia smithii strain HCP4-BCI-WySm-NY-G18 chromosome 2, ASM2978416v1, whole genome shotgun sequence, the genomic segment TCAGCACCTGCTTGCTGTCGATCATTTTAAAACGTTCAAGTAGCCCATCGATGCAACGCTGTTGATCCAGTATAACTGAATCTTTGTTCCATTTTTTCCGAAATCTGTTTGAATTTGGTCCATTTTTTCCGAAATCTTTCATATGAAACTTCGACATCGTTCTTCACGAGCTCCGCCCTTCTCGGTCTCTTGGAGAACACCAGAAAATCATTAACGTCAACGACAACAATGACTTCTTGAACTAATAACATTTTTTGTCTTATGGCTTACATTTTGAGTTTTGGAAAGTAGGTAATGTATGtaattttttcgaggatgcgaaaaatgaacaaggacTGAGGGTGTGATATagacttaattttttttctcttattcaGACgtgactcgaacccgcaatcttcgatgtctccggcatggtgttttggccaaatTTCCTCTTCTAGGTCATCCTGAAGGATCCCCGTCACTGCATCCATTTGGTAGATGCGAAGTGCCATTTGTTAAGCTAAAGTCAGCAGGTAGCGAATACTAGAGTACTCGACAACTTAAGAGTACGTCTCATTGCAGTCGACCCCTTTTATCTGCGAGGAGCCTTCGGTAACAAACCAAACCTTGTAGCGCTGCACTAATCCGGCTTTTGACTTCAACGTGTAGACCATCTTGCATTTCAGCAGCTTTCGTGTAGCAGGAAACTTAGTTAGCCCAGGTTAGTTGCTTTTCAGGAACTCTTCTACCATCGCTGTTCGGAACAAGAAACCAGCCGTGAATCCACTTTTAGTTCTAAGTAGATCAAAGCTAcaattttattaataattttagtaacttaaccaaaaaaaatattttacaaactCACATTTAGTTTCTTCCTTCCTCCTGCGGATTTCTTCGCCCTATGTTTCCCTAGCCGACTCTCTTTCTCAAATCGACTCcagattttctatattttaaattttaagatttcaatgttttattttactttaggTTAACGTTTTAGCTATCGACTTACTTTTACTCGTCAATCCTACAAATTCTCCCCCGCAAGGTTTTTAACTCGGTTTGTCCTGTCGTGCTGTTTTATGTATCGTTATTTcagttttatattttaatttgttttaattttaataccTGATTAAGTACCActtaattttcgcaactaccacCGATCCGAAATCCAAGaacttgtagaaaaacttttttttttttaactttaaccTCTAACTATCACCTTCCTTCGTGATTAAGCAATTTTATCTGATTGACGTTTTTGATTGCCATCTCACTTGCTATCTGGCTGGTCCCGTGACGCTTTGCTACCGTTTCCCTGATCCCGTGACGCTTCGCTACCAACCCGTGACGCTATCATCCCTGTGGTAAACCCTACGGGTGGTCCAACGGTGTTGTCCCGAACATCCCCCGGCCCGTAACTCTGGTCCGGTCTATATCCGGCCCAGTGTTGCTGTCACTAATTTCCAACACCGCCAATGTTGTGGTTCCTCTTTTTATCAATCCCGTCTTGGTGCGAACCCACGCTTGTCGAATCCTTCCATCACTCGAGACAATTGGCTCCTCTACAATCCCCCTAACCCATGATTTCCTTGCGTTGCCGTCGGTAACATATACCAAATCTCCTGCCTTGAGAGGTCGTGATTCTTCGAACCATTTCGTTCTCTGGTTTACTGATGGGATATATTCTTTTATCCAACGTGTCCACATTTCGTCCGCTATTTGTTGCGTTCGTTTATATGAGTCGCGCAGAGCTTCTGCTGGACGCGGGGAAGGGGGAACGCTACATGGTTCGTTGGGTGAAACCCCTCGCAAAAAATGATTCGGTGTCAACGCATACGTTTCTCCAGATTGTTGAGACACATACGTGAGCGGGCGGGAGTTTATTATATCCTCTGCCTCAACGATACTGGTCTGCAAAATTTCGTCCGTGAGCCGCTTCCCTTCGTTAAGCACCGTCAACGCCTCCTTGACCGAACGCACCAGCCGCTCCCAAACACCACCCATATGTGGGGTCGCGGGTGGATTGAACGACCATCTGGTTTGTGCGTTCGTTAGCTCCCCTGCGCAATCTTTTGCGACATCATGAATGGTCTTTACCACTTCCTTACTAGCTCCTCGCAGATTTGTCCCGTTGTCCGAAAAGAACTCGGTTGGTGGACCTCGTCTACCCATAAACCGCCTAATCGCCATCAAGCAAGACTGGGTCGTCAGCCCATACGTGACTTCCACGTGTACAGCCCGCATCACTAGGCAAGTGAACAACGCGATCCATCTTTTTTCCACATGGCGA encodes:
- the LOC129720630 gene encoding uncharacterized protein LOC129720630, which produces MAQADSYGPELKVLMHNKDHPVTEWLSLEKSSCLYKLSPLLDETNVVRMEGRTERAEYLPFDLRFPIILPAENAVTKLLAHHYHSKFGHGYRETVKNELKQKYLILKVDALVRRVSSSCMWCKVQRNKPQCPRMAPLPVQRLAPYLRPFSHVGVDYLGSFEVTVNRHVEKRWIALFTCLVMRAVHVEVTYGLTTQSCLMAIRRFMGRRGPPTEFFSDNGTNLRGASKEVVKTIHDVAKDCAGELTNAQTRWSFNPPATPHMGGVWERLVRSVKEALTVLNEGKRLTDEILQTSIVEAEDIINSRPLTYVSQQSGETYALTPNHFLRGVSPNEPCSVPPSPRPAEALRDSYKRTQQIADEMWTRWIKEYIPSVNQRTKWFEESRPLKAGDLVYVTDGNARKSWVRGIVEEPIVSSDGRIRQAWVRTKTGLIKRGTTTLAVLEISDSNTGPDIDRTRVTGRGMFGTTPLDHP